In Spirosoma aureum, a single genomic region encodes these proteins:
- a CDS encoding UDP-N-acetylmuramoyl-tripeptide--D-alanyl-D-alanine ligase, whose protein sequence is MSTSMLSTAELYSKFQECTGVSTDTRKITANCLFVALKGDNFNGNQFAQQALASGARYALVDDPAVASQEPRCLLVADSLLALQDLARHHRQTLTIPVIGLTGTNGKTTTKELIAAVLSKNYRTYATVGNLNNHIGVPLTVLSISNNGSNEPYEMAVVEMGANHQKEIELLCSIAQPTHGLITNVGKAHLEGFGGVEGVRKGKGELYDYLAQHGRTVFINSRDKVLMAMYRERLKSLRSETVFAEAIFYPAIDSTEQPIELIQESPVVIYRDEAGQEITTHLPGQYNFENMLSALTIGRYFGVSREEANHAIAEYNPTNNRSQVIHKGTNTILLDAYNANPSSMAAAIRQFAAMPARHKVVILGDMYELGQESEAEHAALGKLVAESRFDLVILAGKDMKYALGWLPKAYYIPDKFSLHNWLMDHPMTDTHILVKGSRGMGLESVLPFL, encoded by the coding sequence ATGTCTACGAGTATGCTCTCAACGGCAGAACTTTATTCGAAATTTCAGGAATGTACTGGCGTTTCGACAGATACGCGCAAGATTACGGCCAACTGCCTGTTTGTTGCCCTCAAAGGAGACAACTTCAATGGGAATCAGTTTGCCCAACAGGCGCTGGCATCCGGAGCCCGGTATGCGCTTGTCGATGATCCGGCGGTAGCCAGTCAGGAGCCGCGCTGCCTGCTGGTGGCCGACAGTCTGCTGGCCCTTCAGGATCTGGCCCGCCACCACCGTCAGACATTGACGATTCCGGTAATCGGGCTTACGGGCACCAATGGCAAAACCACGACGAAAGAATTGATTGCCGCCGTACTGTCGAAAAATTACCGCACCTACGCCACGGTGGGTAATCTCAATAATCACATTGGTGTTCCGTTGACGGTGCTGTCGATCAGTAACAACGGATCGAATGAGCCATACGAAATGGCCGTTGTTGAGATGGGCGCTAACCATCAGAAAGAAATCGAACTGCTCTGCTCGATTGCTCAGCCAACGCATGGTCTGATCACCAACGTTGGCAAAGCCCATCTGGAAGGTTTCGGCGGAGTAGAAGGCGTCCGGAAAGGAAAAGGTGAGCTATATGATTACCTGGCTCAGCATGGCCGAACGGTCTTTATCAATTCCCGCGACAAGGTATTAATGGCTATGTACCGCGAACGGCTGAAATCCTTACGTTCGGAAACCGTTTTTGCCGAAGCCATTTTCTATCCAGCGATTGATTCGACCGAGCAGCCGATTGAACTCATTCAGGAATCGCCGGTGGTCATTTATCGGGATGAAGCTGGCCAGGAGATTACTACGCACCTGCCTGGCCAGTATAATTTTGAAAATATGCTGTCGGCACTGACTATCGGGCGCTATTTCGGTGTCTCAAGAGAAGAAGCCAACCACGCTATCGCTGAGTACAATCCAACCAATAATCGCTCACAGGTTATTCATAAAGGCACCAACACCATTCTACTCGATGCCTATAACGCCAATCCGAGTTCAATGGCCGCTGCAATACGTCAGTTTGCTGCCATGCCCGCCAGACATAAAGTAGTGATTCTGGGCGATATGTACGAACTCGGCCAGGAAAGCGAAGCCGAACACGCAGCGCTTGGCAAGCTCGTTGCTGAAAGTCGTTTCGATCTGGTGATTCTGGCCGGGAAAGACATGAAATACGCGTTGGGCTGGTTACCCAAAGCCTATTATATTCCCGATAAGTTTTCGCTGCACAACTGGCTGATGGATCACCCCATGACTGATACGCACATTCTGGTCAAAGGGTCAAGAGGTATGGGACTGGAATCGGTACTGCCGTTTTTATAA
- a CDS encoding FG-GAP-like repeat-containing protein: MKKLFTLCFFVIPLLDYAQSATPAFSFQYDQRPTVSMNGRALLNPWAGGLNATQYATMRLNDDTRDDLVVYDRATGKVSTFVAIDNPTGSGIAWQYAPVYEPAFPTINGWMTLIDYDADGRKDLFSPGPSGNINVYHNDSQTGRVAFGLAVSSLTTVGFGGKQNLYVSPTDSPAITDFDDDGDVDILTFDSSGNLITYQQNMSVERTGKKDGLDFKRADCQVWGHFIKEFCNDFTFGISCDGTVGMGKANPVVDVAKPSGARPLHSGNTLTILDANGDGKKDMLFGFVSCDNIAVLHNAGSNNENANFTSFDSLFPAQNPITFPAYAATYWEDVDGDGMKDLLASTYSDFNENNVYDFRASGWLYHNAGTNQKPDFKLVQKDFLQSDMLDLGEKAAPALADLDGDGDVDLLVGYSGVRSGTSYRAGLWHFENKGTTQNPAFVLITTDYLGLTQGLGLSDVIPSFADVDANGSIDLVLVGTGKGAEIRVFLNGASKGAPAQYTPTGAILWPNPGGQMIPGEFPALTDVDHDGKPDLLIGKSDGTVHYYRNTGTATNPVLQLQNQTFGGFTNDNSYYDRARSLVVADLNGDKKDELITASNNGKVRIYQFPDKPDQSLIVLDSLPALGLPGTGLIAAMADLDGDQLPDLMLGSIAGGLRYLKNTSQKIVVTGLPEEPTGPWAFPNPTDRFLTVRPVFAGRLDLVSMSGQTMVPGQDVRADVETLIDLGSLPDGTYLLRLSSDNRPAMVQKVVVWK, translated from the coding sequence ATGAAAAAGCTGTTTACGCTTTGTTTTTTCGTTATTCCGCTGCTCGACTATGCCCAGTCGGCAACACCGGCGTTTAGCTTTCAGTATGACCAGCGCCCTACGGTCAGCATGAATGGTCGTGCGTTGCTCAATCCTTGGGCGGGTGGCCTGAACGCAACGCAATATGCAACCATGCGCCTGAACGACGACACGCGCGATGATCTCGTCGTGTACGACAGGGCAACCGGTAAAGTCAGTACGTTCGTTGCCATTGATAACCCAACCGGGAGCGGGATTGCGTGGCAATATGCACCCGTCTATGAACCCGCATTTCCGACCATTAATGGCTGGATGACGCTCATTGACTACGACGCCGATGGGCGAAAAGATTTATTCTCTCCCGGTCCATCGGGCAATATAAATGTCTATCACAATGATTCGCAGACCGGGCGGGTAGCCTTTGGGTTGGCCGTGAGTTCGCTCACAACAGTAGGCTTTGGCGGCAAACAGAATCTTTATGTATCGCCAACGGATTCGCCGGCTATTACCGACTTCGACGATGATGGTGATGTCGATATTCTGACCTTCGACTCATCGGGGAACCTGATCACGTATCAGCAGAATATGAGCGTAGAACGAACGGGTAAAAAAGACGGGCTGGATTTTAAACGGGCTGATTGTCAGGTGTGGGGCCATTTTATTAAAGAATTTTGTAATGATTTTACCTTCGGCATCTCGTGCGACGGTACGGTAGGCATGGGCAAAGCCAATCCAGTGGTGGACGTTGCCAAACCGAGCGGAGCCCGACCCTTGCACTCCGGCAATACACTCACGATACTGGATGCCAATGGCGATGGCAAAAAAGACATGCTGTTCGGGTTCGTTTCCTGCGATAATATTGCTGTTTTACACAATGCAGGATCAAACAACGAAAACGCGAATTTTACCTCGTTCGATAGCCTCTTTCCGGCCCAAAACCCAATTACATTTCCAGCCTATGCGGCAACATATTGGGAAGATGTAGACGGAGATGGTATGAAAGATTTGCTGGCTTCAACCTATTCTGACTTCAACGAAAACAATGTGTATGATTTTCGGGCGTCGGGTTGGCTTTACCATAACGCTGGCACGAATCAAAAGCCGGATTTCAAACTGGTCCAGAAAGATTTTCTACAAAGTGACATGCTTGATCTGGGCGAAAAGGCGGCTCCAGCCCTAGCTGACCTCGACGGTGATGGTGATGTAGATTTGCTGGTTGGGTATAGTGGTGTCCGTAGTGGAACGAGTTACCGCGCTGGTTTATGGCATTTTGAGAACAAAGGAACTACCCAGAACCCGGCTTTTGTGCTCATCACGACTGATTACCTCGGGCTAACGCAAGGCCTGGGATTGAGTGATGTGATTCCGTCATTTGCCGATGTAGATGCCAATGGAAGCATTGATCTGGTGCTGGTCGGAACGGGTAAAGGGGCCGAAATTCGGGTATTTTTGAATGGGGCGTCCAAAGGAGCACCTGCCCAATATACGCCTACTGGCGCGATTCTCTGGCCGAATCCGGGCGGACAGATGATTCCCGGTGAATTTCCTGCCCTGACCGATGTAGACCATGATGGTAAGCCTGATCTGTTGATTGGCAAAAGCGATGGAACAGTCCACTATTACCGCAATACAGGAACAGCTACCAATCCGGTTTTACAACTGCAAAATCAGACGTTTGGTGGATTCACCAATGATAATTCGTACTACGACCGTGCCCGATCATTGGTCGTTGCCGATTTAAATGGTGATAAGAAAGACGAACTAATAACGGCATCGAACAACGGGAAGGTGCGGATTTACCAATTTCCCGATAAGCCTGATCAATCGTTGATCGTACTCGATTCATTGCCCGCCTTGGGTTTACCGGGAACGGGATTAATTGCCGCAATGGCGGACCTTGACGGTGATCAGTTGCCAGACCTGATGCTGGGGAGCATAGCCGGTGGTTTGCGGTATCTGAAAAATACCTCTCAGAAAATAGTTGTCACTGGCTTACCCGAGGAGCCAACCGGCCCCTGGGCCTTCCCAAATCCAACGGATCGCTTTCTGACAGTTCGGCCAGTTTTTGCCGGACGTCTCGACCTGGTGTCGATGTCGGGACAAACTATGGTGCCTGGTCAGGACGTTCGAGCTGATGTTGAAACGTTGATCGATCTGGGCAGTTTGCCCGACGGCACCTACCTGTTGCGACTTTCGTCCGACAATCGCCCGGCAATGGTACAAAAGGTAGTGGTATGGAAGTAG
- a CDS encoding ATP-binding protein, translating to MKSLPMAPTDNPVLLRAALNLSGNGVMLFDCLRTATGAIHDFRLILANRPAEEIIGKNEEEILGQSMTDLFPEKSELKQNAERVIDTGDAYKTELSCQHSNHSSVSWYSVLLQKHGDGLAVSFSNITSLKQEANLIESVLNGSINGMIAYEAIRDETGQIQDLRIQLANDAAARITGVAVEKMVNDTMANQYPTVYASGLFDRYRKTIETGEAQRFESLYTFDGLNAWFDLSVSKLGDGMLLTFMDITASKRYEQELQKLIDNLKQSNENLERFAYITSHDLQEPLRKILSFGDMLRNQPSGALDEYNLNLITRMQSAATRMNTLIHDLLTFSRLSSEKRKLQQVNLQEVLDDVLIDLETSIRDKQAQIDVTTLPDLQGDTLQLRQLFQNLLSNSLKFVPPGIVPRIRVDCEQVTGREIIPLPNQEVAEIDLDQPFFAISIVDNGIGFDEKYLDRIFTVFQRLHTRREYQGTGIGLTIVQKVIENHNGYIGAHSQPGNGATFTVYLPDQRSLKAVFSRQ from the coding sequence ATGAAAAGTCTACCAATGGCACCTACCGACAACCCGGTTCTGCTCCGGGCCGCATTGAATTTATCTGGCAACGGTGTTATGTTATTTGACTGTCTCCGTACGGCAACGGGGGCTATTCATGATTTTCGGTTAATCCTGGCGAATCGCCCAGCCGAAGAAATTATTGGAAAGAATGAAGAGGAAATCCTTGGCCAGTCAATGACTGATCTGTTTCCTGAAAAGTCCGAACTCAAACAGAATGCCGAACGGGTCATTGACACAGGCGATGCGTATAAAACGGAACTCAGCTGCCAACACAGCAATCATTCTTCGGTAAGCTGGTATTCGGTGCTCCTTCAGAAACACGGCGATGGTTTAGCGGTTTCGTTTTCTAATATTACCAGCTTAAAACAGGAGGCTAATCTGATAGAAAGCGTTCTGAACGGGTCCATAAACGGCATGATCGCTTATGAAGCCATTCGTGATGAAACCGGACAGATACAGGACCTTCGTATTCAGCTCGCAAATGATGCAGCGGCCCGGATAACGGGGGTTGCAGTCGAAAAAATGGTTAATGATACAATGGCGAATCAGTATCCTACCGTGTATGCATCAGGCCTTTTTGATCGCTACCGCAAAACAATAGAAACGGGGGAAGCGCAGCGTTTTGAGAGCCTGTATACGTTCGACGGTTTAAATGCCTGGTTCGACCTGTCAGTCAGTAAACTTGGGGATGGTATGCTGTTAACGTTTATGGATATTACGGCCTCAAAACGGTATGAGCAGGAACTTCAGAAGCTTATCGATAACCTGAAACAGTCGAATGAAAATCTGGAGCGGTTTGCCTATATAACCAGCCATGATCTACAGGAGCCGCTGCGAAAGATCCTCTCATTTGGCGATATGCTTCGCAATCAGCCATCGGGCGCTCTTGATGAATACAACCTCAACCTGATTACCAGGATGCAGTCGGCAGCCACGCGAATGAATACACTCATTCATGACCTGCTGACTTTTTCCAGGCTCTCTTCCGAAAAGCGTAAGCTCCAACAGGTTAATCTTCAGGAAGTTCTGGATGATGTTTTAATTGACCTCGAAACCTCTATCCGCGATAAGCAAGCGCAAATTGATGTAACGACTTTACCAGACTTGCAGGGCGACACACTTCAATTACGACAACTGTTTCAAAATCTACTGAGCAATTCGTTAAAGTTCGTTCCACCGGGAATTGTACCGCGTATTCGTGTGGACTGTGAACAAGTGACAGGCCGGGAAATTATTCCGTTGCCAAACCAGGAAGTAGCCGAAATAGACCTGGATCAGCCTTTTTTTGCCATCAGTATTGTCGATAACGGGATTGGCTTCGATGAGAAATATTTAGACCGGATTTTCACGGTTTTCCAACGGCTCCATACCCGTCGGGAATACCAGGGCACTGGCATTGGTTTAACTATTGTACAGAAAGTTATTGAAAACCATAATGGCTATATTGGTGCACACAGCCAGCCGGGCAATGGCGCAACGTTTACGGTTTATCTGCCCGATCAGCGCAGCCTGAAGGCAGTTTTCAGTAGGCAGTAG
- a CDS encoding heavy-metal-associated domain-containing protein: METIKQNSVRFKTNIKCGGCIATVTPYLNEAVGEGHWQVDIQDPNKVLTADTTSASSTQIKQAIEKAGYKAEPLN; the protein is encoded by the coding sequence ATGGAAACGATAAAACAAAACAGTGTCCGGTTCAAAACCAATATCAAATGCGGAGGCTGCATTGCCACCGTCACCCCTTATCTGAACGAAGCTGTTGGCGAAGGCCATTGGCAAGTCGATATTCAGGACCCCAACAAGGTATTGACGGCTGACACCACATCCGCTTCTTCGACCCAGATTAAGCAGGCCATTGAAAAAGCTGGCTACAAGGCCGAACCACTGAATTAA